Part of the Paenibacillus kyungheensis genome, TACAGATTCACGTGGTACAGGTAGAACGATGCAGACGTTATTTAATAAATACGGCAAAATACCAATCGTCGGTAAAACGGGTTCCACTCAGAACTATGCCGATGTCTGGTTTATGGGCTTTACGCCAGATGTAACGCTCGGGGTATGGGCAGGTTATCGTGAACCAGTGAACACCCTATCCGAGGATGGAAAAAAACGTGCTCGTACTTTATGGGCAACGATTATGAACAAAGTGACCGATAGTGATCCTGAATTGTTCAAAACAGACGCATTTACCAAACCAGACGGCATTGTAACGCAAACAGTCTCTGGATTCAGCGGTAAATTACCAACGTCTGCTACACGGCAATCTGGTAACCTTGTCACTGATATTTTCAATGCTAAGTATGTACCTAAAGACTTTGATGACGGTGTAGCTTATGCGAAATACATTACGTACAATGGTGTAAATTATATTCCACAAGATGGCACACCAGATGATATGGTGAATCAACGTACTGTAGTTAAACGTGAAATGCCGATCTCTGAATTGATCAAAGATCTGCAACATGCATTAGCTAATATGTCAGGGCCTAAATATGCACTATGGCGTTATCTACCTGAAGATGCAGGCGCAGATGCTCCAACACGTATTGATCCAAGACAAGATGATGGTGGCTCACCTAATCCGCCTAGCAATGTACGCTTATCTACTAGCGGTAGTGATGCTCGTATTACATTTAACTCTGGCGGTTCTGGTGATGTAGTCGGTTATCGTCTATATCGTTCAGCCGGCGATGGTTCGTATCAATATCAGAAATCAGCACAATTAGGCAGCAGTCAATTCAATTCATTTGTCTCTGCTAATGGCAATTTCTCTTTCTATGTTACTGCTGTCGATGTAGGTGGACATGAATCTAGTCCAAGTAATACTGTTGATTACAGTGCTGCTCCTGTGCCTGTAGAAGAGCCAGATGAAGGCACTTTATTACCAGATGGAACGACTGAAGAACCTTCAACAGATGGTACATCACCAGCTGAAGGTAACGCTACTGACCCTGCTACGACTACAGAAGAAGCTGCTCCTGCTAAAGCAAAAGTAGCTCCTTCTGCTCCATCTTCACTTAGCGCTAAAGGTGCAGGTAAAAGTGCAGTCGTGATCTCGTGGGGCGCTCCATCTCAGTCTGCAAGTAATTACAAAGTATACTTTAGCAAAACAAGTGGGGGTCCTTACAATCTAGCCGGATCTACACCAGATACAAAGTTCCAATATAATTCCAGTCGCAAAATTGATGGTTGGTTTTATGTAGTAGCGGTCAATGAGAGTGGTTCATCCCCACCATCATCGCCAATACAATATAAAGGTAAGTAAAAATACTGATATACTAAACAGCGAATACCGATTGAATATAATCGATATTCGCTGTTTTTTCTGTTTGTTTATAGATAAAAAGTGATAAACATTGATTTGAATTCAATCGTAACGCTCGCCTACTATACCTATAAAGCACAACAAAAAAAAGCATCTTTCCTTTGCAGGAGAAGATGCTTTTATCTATATTCATAGTTATTAATGATATGAACTATTAGTTCAATTGATTTACAGAAAGACGTAGAATCGTTTCGTGTGGCAAAATAACACGTGTATTCTCAACGTTTTCTTTTTTCATCAATTTCGTTAATAGACGCATAGCTACAGCACCCAGATCATACATCGGTTGCGCTACGGTTGTAAGCTGTGGACGAACCATAGAAGCAAGACGAATATTATCTACAGAAATAATAGAGAAGTCGTCCGGTACTTTCAAACCTTCGTCTTGAATACTGTGAATCGCACCAATAGCCATTTCATCGGTTGCTGCAAAAATAGCAGTTGGACGTTTTTTGAGACCGATAAAATATTTCATAGCTTCTACGCCAGATTCATAACGATAGTTACCGATACGTACCCAGTCTTCTTTGTATTCAATATTGGCTGCTTCTAAAGCTTTTTTGTATCCTTGAAAACGGGAGTATCCATTTGCAGGATCTTGTAATGTACCACTGATCATTGCAATCTCACGGTGTCCATGACGAATCAATGTGTTTACAGCATCAAAAGCTGCTGCTTCATGATCGATATCTACTGATGGAATCAATCCATTTTCATCACGAGTTGCACATAATACGATCGGTACAGCTGAAGATTGAAATGCTTGTAAATGATCTTCTGTTACTGTTCCGCCCATAAATAATAGACCATCTACTTGCTTTTCTAACAATGTGTTTACCACACGAATTTCTTTTTCTTTTTTCTTATCTGCATTACAAAGGATAATATTGTAATGATACATATTCGCAATATCTTCGATACCGCGGGCAATTTCTGCAAAAATAGAATTTGAAATATCAGGAATAACAACGCCTACAGTGGTGGTTTTCTTACTTGCCAATCCACGTGCTACTGCGTTAGGACGATATCCTAGACGTTCTATTGCTTCATAAACTTTTTTGCGTGTTTGTGGTTTTACGTTCGGATTATTATTCACTACACGAGATACTGTAGCCATAGATACTCCAGCTTCGCGTGCTACATCATAAATGGTTACTGTCACGGTCCTTCTCTCCATTACCAATAAATTTTCTTCATGTTTTCAAGAATTTGCTTCGTTTTTCATTTAGATTCATGATACGCTAAAATAGTATGACTTGCAATCATTGTTATGATGTTAAGATAGCGCTTCACGTAGCGAACTTACTGTAATCTTCGAGTGTGAAGTGTTCCAGACAGGCTCACCATTTTTAACTAAAATCACTTGTGGTGATTCATGTTTGACTTGCAAATGTTCTGCTACTGCATTCGATACATCGCGATTTTCCACTACATAGACCAATCCATAATCGACATCTTCACTTGGATTGCTTTCCAAATACGATTTAAATTCACTATAAGCGCCAGCGCTAATCGGACAACGAGTACTATGTTTAAATACAAGCAGTGGTTTTTGTGTTGTATGATTCAAAGCTTCTTGTAACTGATCGGTTGTAGTCATCTGAGTTACACTTGCCATTATGCACACATCCCCTTTTGCTATTAATTAATGTAAGAACGTTTTCATGAATAACTATCATAAGTATCTTAACAAATAACAGTGTAAAAATCCATTTTTTTGTCATTGTTACCGTTTTTTCAGCCGAATTTAGATGAATGTAATTTTCATAATGTTTTCTTTTCATTCTTCTGAGTCTTTTTTTTCATGATCATGGATTTTGATCCTTATCGTTTATTTTGATACAATGAACCTCAATAATGGGATTGATCGGTTCATATCGATCGCTATCATAGAATATAACTCTGAAAGGAATGATGATATGAGATTAGCAGGTAAAAAAGTCATTGCTTTAGTAGATGAGGAATTTGAAGACTTGGAACTATGGGTTCCTGTGTATCGAGTACGTGAAGAAGGTGCTGAAGTTCATCTAGCTGGTGCGGATCGCGGTAAAAAGTATATTGGTAAATATGGAGTACCTGCTGAAGCAGAATATAGCTTTGACGAATTAGACAGTGCTGATTATGATGGTATTTTGGTTCCTGGAGGTTGGGCACCAGATAAATTACGTCGCTATCCTAAAGTATTAGAACTGGTGCGAGAAATGCATGAAGCTCGCAAACCTATCGGTCAAATCTGTCATGCAGGATGGGTATTGATCTCAGCCGGCATTTTAGAAGGCGTTACTGTTACTTCTACACCGGGTATTCGTGATGATATGCAAAATGCAGGTGCTATCTGGAAAGATGAAGCTGTTGTGGTTGATGGACATATTATTTCAGCTCGTCGTCCACCGGATCTTCCTCCATATGGCAAAGCCTTTTGTGATGCGTTAGCTGAAAAAGTGTAACTATTGTATTTGTGGTGATCACCATTTAACAGCATAAGTACAGCAATATTTTAATAGACATAACAGGCTAAATATAAACAAAAAAGACATACCGTTAAAAGGTATGTCTTTTTTTGCTCTAATCTATAGAGTAAGATAAATCATTTTATGAAGTAGATGAAGCAAAAGAAGCATCTGAATCTGTTAATGTATTCATATATTGTTGAATACCTTCTTCGATCGCTTGCGATGTTTTTAATTTCATCCACGATAATGCTTGACTGCTCGCTTGCTTGGAATCAGTATTCAGTATACTCTGTTTAACTCGCAACAATGATTGTGGTGACATACTTAGATGATCGACACCCATCTGTAACCAAAATGGAATAGAACGCTCATCGCCAGCCATTTCTCCGCATACACTCACAGGAATGCCTTCTGCATGAGCTGCTTGAATCGTACTGCGTAACATACGCAACACAGCCGGATGATAAGGATTATACATATGAGCAATATGTTCATTCATACGATCAACAGCCAGTACATATTGCACCAGATCATTAGTGCCGATACTGAAAAAGTCACATTCTTCAGCGAGTAGATCCGCTATCGCAACTGCTGCTGGAATTTCGATCATAATACCAACTTGAATCTCACGATTGTAAGGCAATCCTCGTTGATCCAATTCATCCATCGCTTCATGCAAAATAACATTAGCTTGTTGTACCTCTTCTACAGAAGAGATCATCGGATACATGATTTTGACTGCTCCATAAGCACTTGCACGTAATATCGCAAGAAGCTGTGTTTTGAACATTTCTGTATGTTCCAGACAGATACGAATTGCTCGATAACCGAGAAATGGATTTTCTTCTTCAGGTAAAGGGAAATAATCCAGTTCTTTATCTCCACCAATATCAAGCGTACGAATAACCACTGCCTGTCCTTTGGCTTTCTCTGCCACTAAGCGATACACTTCAAACTGCTCTCGCTCACTTGGAAAAGAATTACGATCCATATACATAAATTCTGTACGGAACAAGCCTACACCTTTGGCTCCATTTTTCAAAGCGATATCCAATTCTTTAATCGAACTAATATTCGCTGAGAGACGCATAGGGATACCGTCTTTGGTAATAGAGTCAACAGTAGACAACATCTCTAGCTGACGCTTACGGCGATCCTGAGCAGTTCTAATCAGCTTATAATGCTCGATCGTTTGTTGATCAGGATGAACAATAATTTTACCATTATCGCCATCAACAATAATCATTTCGCCTGTCTGAATCGGTGGGTCTAATTGACTTTCTAATCCAGAGACAAGCGGAATCCCGATCGCTCGTGCCATAATCGCAGAATGCGATGTTTTCCCGCCTAAAATAGTAGCAATTCCCAGTACATTATGTGGATTCAAATGAACCAATTGCGAAGGCGATAACTCTTTGGCGACCAGAATGTAAGGTTGTGTATCTGTAGGCAAAGTCACCTCAGGTGCACCAAGTAAATGTTTAAGTAGACGGTTACCGACATCTTTAATATCAGCAGCCCGTTCTTTCATATATTCATCATCCAGTAGATCAAACATCGTTACAAAGTGGTTAATCGCTTCTTGTACAGCTACTTCTGCCGCTTTGTATTGGCGTTCGATAATACCGCGAATCTCATTCATAAATTCAGGATCTTCCAAAATAGCTAAATGAGCATCAAAAATACTTGATTCTTCGGGACCTGCGATTTCCTCGAATTCATTTTTCATCAGCTCAATCTCAGTTTTGGATGTACGAATGCCTTCATATAAGCGCTCAAATTCTTGCGCAAGGTCTGTCGGATCAAGACACTGATCCGGTACATCCCATTCCCATGTTGGCAACACAAAAGCTTTTCCTATGGCTACTCCACCAGCAGCTGCGATTCCTTTGATCATGTTTAGTCCCCCCCACCGCTCTTATCATGCAATACTACCGACATTACAGCCCCTTGTCCTTTTTTTACATTTTTAAATGGAGCATAACTCCATGATCGGACACGATCAGGGTTAGTAATAACCATCGGAGTTGCAAGTGACGGTGCGTTTTTTTGCAATGTTTCCAAATCAAACTTAATCAATAATTGCCCGGCTTCGACTACATCGCCAGCAGCTACAACCGCTTCAAAGCAGCCTTTTTGCTGAGAGGTATCAATACCGATATGAAGCAATATTTCGACACCTTCTGATGTACCGATACCGATCGCATGCATCGTAGGATACAAATGCATAATCGTTCCAGCTACAGGCGATACCAGTTCACCACTTTCAGGCAAAAAAGCTACACCTTCACCGACTAACTTACCTGCAAAAATCTGATCAGGCACTTCAGATAGGGCAATCATTTTACCCTGTACAGGTGCACAAAATTGAACATGTGTCAGATCGCGATCCATCAACTTCCGAATTTCTTCACGAATCAATTCCGAATATGTTCCAAATACAATCTGTACATTACCGCCACCTAACTTGATCAATCCTGCTGAACCCAGTGACTTTAACGCACGGCTATCTATAGCACGATCATTAACGACCGTTAATCTCAATCTTGTAATACAAGCTTCTACGCGTACAATATTTTCTTTGCCACCTAATGCTTGTAAAATAAGCGGTGTCTGATACGGAATATTTCCTACCCAATCGCCTAATGTAGAAGCTTCTTCACGACCGGGTGTCGGGATTCGAAAGCGCCGAATCGCAAATCGGAAAATAAAGTAATACGCTAGTCCATAAGCTATTCCAATCGGAATTAACATCCATGCATTGCTAGATAAATGATAATTCAGCACATAGTCGATCGCTCCTGCTGAATACGAAAAGCCATGATGAATATCTAACGCATACGTAATCCACATTGCGAGTCCAGACAATACAATATGAATACCGAATAACCATGGAGAAGCAAATAAAAAGGCAAACTCAATCTGCTCGGATACGCCTGTTAAAAAGCACACTAGAGCAGCACGCATAAATGTTTTACGTACTTTGGGCTTCAAATCTTCGCGCGCTTCTTGGATAATCGCTAATGCCGTTGCTGGCAAAGCGAACATCATCACCGGATATAATCCTGCCATATAAATACCGGCTGTCGGATCGCCACTAAAAAAGCGTGGCAAATCGCCTTGTACGATATCTCCATGGCTTTCATACGAACCGATCTGGAACCATACAATATTATTCAATAAATGATGCAGTCCAAAAGCAGACAAAATACGATATAAGGCTCCATATAAAAAGAGTCCAAACCCGCCCATTGTCGATAATCCCCATGTCAGCCCATTTAATAGGTGCTGTAATATGGGAGCGAACCACAACATGACGTAAGCAAACACAGAAGAGAATAACCCCATAAACAGCAAAACAAAACGCGATCCGCCAAAAAACTGGATCGCTTCGGGAAGACGTACATTTTTGAATCGCCTGTACACTGCCCCGGCAATGATACCCATCATAATTCCAATCAATGTGGAAGGCTGTATCAAATCACTGCTAAAATGCTTGGTCACCTGATCATATAATGCCATTCCGGCAAAAGCGGCAAGCCCTGCGGTGCCTGCTTGATTAGCAAGCCCTAACGCAACACCTATCGCAAAAATAAACGGTAAATAATGAAAAATACTTTGACCTGCTATTGTAGCTACCTCAGAGACGACAGGTAAGCCCCATGCTCCCCATGGAAGCCCTCCTACACTGAGCAAAATAGCCGCTGCCGGAAGTACCATGGTAGGAAGCATAATAGCTCTTCCGAACTGTTGCAGGGAACCTAGCCAATTCAACGCGCCCTCCCCCTTCCTATACCTGATGGTACGCTGTAGGCCATGTTTTGTCAAAGCGGCTCTATATGATAAGAATGTCATGATTTCCTCATTTTCATATATAACATACACCTATTTTAGAATCTATTCTATACCTATTCGGCAAAACACAATGAAATGACAAAAAAATATAGAAAAGCCTGATCAGATATCCTACAGACTTTTCTATATTTTTATGAATTACCTATCCTGTACAGGATAGGATCCGATATATTGTTCTAAATTTATACTCTTACAGGGCGCACAATCGCTTCTTCTACTTTAATACAACGATCCATAATCATATCAATACCCTGTTCTTCTGCGATCTGTGCTGCTTCATTATTAACTACACCTAATTGCAACCAGATCGTTTTGGCACCCACATCTACTGCTTCTCTAGCAATATCTGCACAATATTCACTACGACGGAATACATTGACCATATCAATCGGTTCAGGAACATCTTTAAGACTGGCATAACACGTTTCGCCTAGAATCTTCTGACCTGCTGCTTGTGGATTAACAGGAATAATACGATATCCCCGATTTTGCATCGCTGCGGATACCATATACGATGTACGATCCATTTTGTCAGAAAGTCCTACTACTGCAATATTGCCTACGTTTTCCAAAATCGTTTTGATTTCTTCTCGTGAAGGATTGGTAAAAGCCATCTTGATCTTCCTCCTTGATGTGTATTTGATCATGAAAAGTGGATGAGTCTATTCAGCTATATATGAATGCTTATATTAACCTTGTACCCATTCTATATTAGCCCCAAGCGCCTGAATATGATCAAAGTACTGTGGATATGACTTCGCTACATGATGAGCATCACGAATAACAATTGGTTGCTTCGCACGTAAGCCAACAATAGACAGCGCCATAATGACACGATGATCGTAATGAGCATCGATCGTTACACCGCCTTCTACTCCTTCAGGACGACCATGTACGATAATCTCTGCTTGACGTTCTTCTACATTAGCTCCTGCTTTGCGAAGCTCTGTCAAATAATCAGTAATCCGGTCACATTCTTTATAACGTAAATTTTCTACATTATAGAAACGTGATGTTCCTTCTGCAAATACAGCCGC contains:
- the ccpA gene encoding catabolite control protein A, with product MTVTIYDVAREAGVSMATVSRVVNNNPNVKPQTRKKVYEAIERLGYRPNAVARGLASKKTTTVGVVIPDISNSIFAEIARGIEDIANMYHYNIILCNADKKKEKEIRVVNTLLEKQVDGLLFMGGTVTEDHLQAFQSSAVPIVLCATRDENGLIPSVDIDHEAAAFDAVNTLIRHGHREIAMISGTLQDPANGYSRFQGYKKALEAANIEYKEDWVRIGNYRYESGVEAMKYFIGLKKRPTAIFAATDEMAIGAIHSIQDEGLKVPDDFSIISVDNIRLASMVRPQLTTVAQPMYDLGAVAMRLLTKLMKKENVENTRVILPHETILRLSVNQLN
- the ytxJ gene encoding bacillithiol system redox-active protein YtxJ; amino-acid sequence: MASVTQMTTTDQLQEALNHTTQKPLLVFKHSTRCPISAGAYSEFKSYLESNPSEDVDYGLVYVVENRDVSNAVAEHLQVKHESPQVILVKNGEPVWNTSHSKITVSSLREALS
- a CDS encoding type 1 glutamine amidotransferase domain-containing protein, with protein sequence MRLAGKKVIALVDEEFEDLELWVPVYRVREEGAEVHLAGADRGKKYIGKYGVPAEAEYSFDELDSADYDGILVPGGWAPDKLRRYPKVLELVREMHEARKPIGQICHAGWVLISAGILEGVTVTSTPGIRDDMQNAGAIWKDEAVVVDGHIISARRPPDLPPYGKAFCDALAEKV
- the ptsP gene encoding phosphoenolpyruvate--protein phosphotransferase, with translation MIKGIAAAGGVAIGKAFVLPTWEWDVPDQCLDPTDLAQEFERLYEGIRTSKTEIELMKNEFEEIAGPEESSIFDAHLAILEDPEFMNEIRGIIERQYKAAEVAVQEAINHFVTMFDLLDDEYMKERAADIKDVGNRLLKHLLGAPEVTLPTDTQPYILVAKELSPSQLVHLNPHNVLGIATILGGKTSHSAIMARAIGIPLVSGLESQLDPPIQTGEMIIVDGDNGKIIVHPDQQTIEHYKLIRTAQDRRKRQLEMLSTVDSITKDGIPMRLSANISSIKELDIALKNGAKGVGLFRTEFMYMDRNSFPSEREQFEVYRLVAEKAKGQAVVIRTLDIGGDKELDYFPLPEEENPFLGYRAIRICLEHTEMFKTQLLAILRASAYGAVKIMYPMISSVEEVQQANVILHEAMDELDQRGLPYNREIQVGIMIEIPAAVAIADLLAEECDFFSIGTNDLVQYVLAVDRMNEHIAHMYNPYHPAVLRMLRSTIQAAHAEGIPVSVCGEMAGDERSIPFWLQMGVDHLSMSPQSLLRVKQSILNTDSKQASSQALSWMKLKTSQAIEEGIQQYMNTLTDSDASFASSTS
- a CDS encoding glucose PTS transporter subunit IIA; protein product: MNWLGSLQQFGRAIMLPTMVLPAAAILLSVGGLPWGAWGLPVVSEVATIAGQSIFHYLPFIFAIGVALGLANQAGTAGLAAFAGMALYDQVTKHFSSDLIQPSTLIGIMMGIIAGAVYRRFKNVRLPEAIQFFGGSRFVLLFMGLFSSVFAYVMLWFAPILQHLLNGLTWGLSTMGGFGLFLYGALYRILSAFGLHHLLNNIVWFQIGSYESHGDIVQGDLPRFFSGDPTAGIYMAGLYPVMMFALPATALAIIQEAREDLKPKVRKTFMRAALVCFLTGVSEQIEFAFLFASPWLFGIHIVLSGLAMWITYALDIHHGFSYSAGAIDYVLNYHLSSNAWMLIPIGIAYGLAYYFIFRFAIRRFRIPTPGREEASTLGDWVGNIPYQTPLILQALGGKENIVRVEACITRLRLTVVNDRAIDSRALKSLGSAGLIKLGGGNVQIVFGTYSELIREEIRKLMDRDLTHVQFCAPVQGKMIALSEVPDQIFAGKLVGEGVAFLPESGELVSPVAGTIMHLYPTMHAIGIGTSEGVEILLHIGIDTSQQKGCFEAVVAAGDVVEAGQLLIKFDLETLQKNAPSLATPMVITNPDRVRSWSYAPFKNVKKGQGAVMSVVLHDKSGGGD
- a CDS encoding CoA-binding protein translates to MAFTNPSREEIKTILENVGNIAVVGLSDKMDRTSYMVSAAMQNRGYRIIPVNPQAAGQKILGETCYASLKDVPEPIDMVNVFRRSEYCADIAREAVDVGAKTIWLQLGVVNNEAAQIAEEQGIDMIMDRCIKVEEAIVRPVRV